A window of the Desulfurobacterium atlanticum genome harbors these coding sequences:
- a CDS encoding DUF6394 family protein: MDWGKVGTFFCVMMSLTTIVGFVYDGDPYTLMAAVTFNMIATLLKLGSKRTLSAELLATSFVADLHLIPAVIFYEMGMRISLVKAMAWGAVVANVVSIVLLIVETVLETGDESWL, from the coding sequence ATGGATTGGGGTAAGGTTGGGACCTTTTTCTGTGTGATGATGTCTTTAACCACTATTGTTGGTTTTGTTTACGATGGAGACCCTTACACTTTGATGGCTGCAGTTACTTTTAACATGATAGCCACTCTTTTAAAACTTGGCAGTAAGAGGACTCTAAGTGCTGAACTTCTTGCTACAAGTTTTGTTGCAGATCTTCATCTTATACCAGCAGTGATTTTTTATGAGATGGGAATGAGAATATCTCTTGTTAAAGCTATGGCCTGGGGTGCTGTAGTTGCAAATGTTGTTTCCATTGTTCTCTTGATAGTAGAGACTGTTCTTGAGACGGGAGATGAATCCTGGTTGTAA
- a CDS encoding TIGR00269 family protein, whose protein sequence is MLCKICKTKGKREKAVINLRHHKLALCKEHFIEWFEKHTLKTIEKFKMFSKNGKIGIAVSGGKDSLSLWYLLTKAGYETVGIHISLGIKANDYSEKSLELCKQMAERINRPLITFNLPDEFGYPIEKIAQLSGRDSVCSVCGTFKRYIMNKLALKENLEAIATGHNLDDESAVLLSNTLRWDTGYLGRQYPVLLEKGGFARKVKPFCFFTEKEIVSYAILNEIEFMETGCPNSEKATSPVYKQALALLEHKMPGTKLRFYKEFIKKARPIFEAVNKEEIKLVPCEKCGTPTTADVCSVCRILEKVKNAKSREN, encoded by the coding sequence ATGCTGTGTAAAATCTGTAAAACGAAAGGAAAAAGAGAAAAAGCAGTAATAAACTTAAGGCACCATAAACTTGCACTATGCAAAGAACATTTTATTGAGTGGTTTGAAAAGCATACACTTAAAACGATTGAAAAGTTTAAAATGTTTTCAAAAAATGGAAAAATCGGTATAGCAGTATCAGGTGGAAAAGACAGTCTGTCCCTGTGGTATCTTCTAACAAAAGCAGGATATGAAACAGTTGGAATTCACATATCTCTTGGAATAAAGGCAAATGACTATTCAGAAAAATCTTTGGAACTTTGCAAGCAGATGGCAGAAAGGATAAACCGTCCACTTATAACATTTAATCTCCCTGACGAATTTGGTTATCCGATAGAAAAAATTGCTCAGCTTTCTGGAAGAGACAGCGTTTGTTCTGTATGTGGAACATTCAAAAGATACATAATGAACAAATTGGCTTTAAAAGAGAATCTTGAAGCGATAGCAACGGGACACAACCTTGACGATGAGTCAGCTGTACTTCTTTCAAACACATTAAGATGGGATACAGGCTACTTAGGAAGACAGTATCCTGTTCTTCTTGAAAAGGGAGGATTTGCAAGAAAAGTTAAACCTTTCTGCTTTTTTACAGAAAAGGAGATAGTAAGCTACGCAATATTAAACGAAATAGAGTTTATGGAAACAGGATGCCCTAACTCTGAAAAAGCAACTTCCCCGGTTTACAAACAGGCACTTGCACTTCTTGAACACAAGATGCCCGGAACAAAGCTAAGATTTTATAAAGAGTTCATAAAAAAAGCCCGCCCCATATTTGAAGCTGTTAATAAAGAAGAAATCAAACTTGTTCCCTGCGAAAAATGTGGAACACCAACAACTGCAGATGTATGCTCTGTGTGTAGAATACTTGAAAAGGTGAAAAATGCTAAAAGTAGGGAAAATTGA
- a CDS encoding DUF1847 domain-containing protein, which produces MKCHLCEDRGCYREGKVCVESSNNLLLPEEEMKILKTASLIEKEFYCKMTRIEEIVEFSKRMGYKRIGIAFCIGLFDEAKIVADIFSKKGFEVFSAVCKLGSVDKDIFNLPKLQDGKEAICNPVKQAEVLNKKKTDLNIIIGLCVGHDILFQKYSEAPSTVLIVKDRVLAHNPVGALHTPYHLRRILEDK; this is translated from the coding sequence GTGAAATGTCATCTATGTGAAGATAGAGGATGTTATAGAGAGGGGAAGGTTTGTGTTGAGTCTTCCAATAATCTCCTCTTACCTGAAGAGGAGATGAAGATTTTAAAAACAGCATCTTTGATAGAAAAAGAGTTCTACTGTAAGATGACGCGGATTGAGGAGATTGTAGAGTTTTCAAAAAGGATGGGTTATAAAAGGATCGGTATTGCTTTCTGTATCGGGCTTTTTGATGAAGCAAAAATTGTTGCGGATATTTTCTCAAAAAAGGGATTTGAAGTGTTCTCTGCTGTTTGTAAGTTAGGCAGTGTGGATAAAGATATTTTCAATCTGCCGAAGTTACAGGATGGTAAAGAGGCGATTTGTAATCCTGTAAAGCAGGCAGAGGTTTTAAATAAAAAGAAGACCGATTTAAACATTATTATCGGGCTTTGTGTTGGTCACGATATTTTATTTCAGAAATATTCTGAAGCACCTTCAACAGTTCTTATTGTTAAAGATAGGGTTTTAGCACACAATCCTGTAGGGGCACTACACACACCGTATCATTTAAGAAGAATTTTAGAAGATAAATAA
- the glnA gene encoding type I glutamate--ammonia ligase produces the protein MRPSNAKEVVEMIQREGVKFVDLRFSDMFGTWHHITFPAHEISEESFEQGLFFDGSSIRQWQPINASDMMFKLDPTTAVLDPLSEIPTLVVIADIVDPVTKEPYEKDPRNIAKKALEYLKSTGIGDTVYCGPEPEFFVFDDVRFDAGTNYSFAFVDSEEGWWRTGEEEGPNLGHKIKPKGGYFPVPPNDTLDHIRKVMALKMEEAGLVVECLHHEVATGGQCEIDFRFGDLITAADNILWAKYIVKNVAKMFGKTATFMPKPLFGDNGTGMHTHMSIWKDGENLFDGDSYAGLSETALYFIGGIIKHAKAVCAFTNPTVNSYKRLVPGFEAPVNLCYSARNRSASIRVPVVTSPKAKRIEVRFPDNSGAPYLAFTALLMAGLDGIENKIHPGEPVDKNLYDLPPEELKDIPTVPGSLAEAIDALEKDYEFLTKGGVMTEKFLEDYIEYKRSEEIDPVRLRPTPMEYLLYFDV, from the coding sequence ATGAGACCAAGTAACGCAAAAGAAGTTGTAGAGATGATTCAAAGGGAAGGGGTTAAGTTTGTTGACCTCAGATTCTCAGATATGTTCGGAACATGGCACCACATAACATTTCCAGCTCATGAAATCTCTGAAGAGTCTTTTGAACAGGGACTTTTCTTTGACGGCTCTTCAATTCGTCAGTGGCAGCCAATCAACGCAAGTGATATGATGTTTAAGCTTGACCCAACAACTGCAGTGCTTGACCCGCTCTCTGAAATCCCAACACTTGTTGTTATAGCTGACATTGTTGACCCTGTTACAAAAGAACCTTATGAAAAAGACCCAAGAAACATAGCAAAGAAAGCTCTTGAATACCTAAAATCAACAGGAATTGGTGATACAGTTTACTGCGGACCAGAGCCTGAGTTTTTCGTTTTTGATGATGTAAGATTTGACGCAGGAACAAACTACAGCTTTGCTTTTGTTGATTCTGAAGAAGGATGGTGGAGAACAGGAGAAGAAGAGGGACCAAACCTTGGACACAAAATCAAGCCAAAAGGTGGTTACTTCCCTGTGCCTCCAAACGATACTCTTGACCACATAAGAAAAGTTATGGCTCTTAAAATGGAGGAGGCTGGACTTGTCGTTGAATGTCTCCACCACGAAGTTGCAACAGGTGGACAGTGTGAAATAGACTTTAGATTCGGCGATCTTATCACCGCTGCTGACAACATTTTATGGGCAAAATATATCGTTAAAAATGTAGCCAAAATGTTTGGAAAAACAGCTACATTTATGCCGAAACCTCTCTTTGGCGACAACGGAACAGGCATGCATACACACATGTCCATCTGGAAAGATGGCGAAAACCTCTTTGACGGTGACAGCTACGCTGGACTTTCTGAAACAGCTCTTTACTTTATAGGTGGAATTATCAAGCACGCTAAAGCTGTGTGCGCATTCACAAACCCAACAGTAAACTCTTATAAGAGACTTGTTCCTGGATTTGAAGCTCCTGTTAACCTCTGCTACTCTGCAAGAAACAGGTCAGCTTCTATTAGAGTTCCTGTTGTTACAAGCCCTAAAGCAAAAAGAATTGAGGTCAGATTCCCTGACAATTCAGGTGCTCCATACCTTGCATTTACAGCTCTTCTTATGGCTGGACTTGATGGAATTGAAAATAAAATCCATCCAGGTGAACCTGTTGATAAAAACCTTTACGACCTTCCACCAGAAGAGCTTAAAGACATTCCTACAGTTCCAGGTTCCCTCGCAGAAGCCATTGACGCCCTTGAGAAAGACTATGAATTTCTTACAAAAGGCGGCGTAATGACAGAAAAATTCCTTGAGGATTACATTGAGTATAAGAGAAGTGAGGAAATTGACCCTGTTAGACTCAGACCAACACCTATGGAATATCTTCTTTACTTTGATGTTTAA
- a CDS encoding potassium channel family protein, translating into MKKVEKYIPKEYSQDKVLDILMKFRPPLIIALVAIMVSTIGYMLISKVDLLKAFYMTILTVTTIGYGEMWDMGVKDRLFNIAVMTLGVGTVMGYSIAVLINIVTSGEVKEIVRFRKMVSDISALKKHYIILGMTDYVKFLVKEFERKGIPFVIVSDGESFDAFVKELDVKYFLKLDPSCENSILLANPESAVGAIVACDDDYKNLAVTLTVKKVASKLNIKNFFIFSVVNSISFKDKLFDVGADYVEAVPEITSKRLAFLAENPPVFGCKSIFEEILFGERDFIGIEEFVVQPGSKVAGKTLKELNLKEKFRASVIAIRRTDGEIIYLPDEDEKLMEGDLIAVVVSKKLVEKIRKAFLTVGIFSRRDVLKKLLKERENGLG; encoded by the coding sequence TTGAAGAAGGTAGAAAAATATATTCCGAAAGAGTATAGTCAGGATAAAGTCCTTGATATTCTTATGAAATTCCGCCCCCCTCTTATAATTGCTCTTGTTGCCATTATGGTTTCTACGATAGGTTATATGCTAATCTCTAAAGTTGATCTTTTAAAAGCGTTTTATATGACGATTCTTACTGTTACCACTATAGGTTATGGTGAAATGTGGGATATGGGGGTTAAAGATAGGCTTTTTAATATTGCTGTAATGACGCTTGGTGTTGGGACTGTTATGGGTTATTCAATAGCTGTTTTAATAAATATTGTTACATCGGGAGAAGTAAAAGAGATAGTGAGGTTCAGGAAGATGGTATCGGATATTTCTGCTTTGAAAAAACACTATATCATTTTAGGAATGACCGATTATGTAAAGTTTCTTGTTAAGGAATTTGAGAGAAAGGGTATTCCATTTGTTATTGTTTCAGATGGGGAAAGCTTTGATGCGTTTGTAAAGGAATTGGATGTAAAGTATTTTTTGAAGCTTGATCCATCCTGTGAAAATTCAATCCTTCTTGCAAATCCTGAGAGTGCTGTAGGAGCTATAGTTGCGTGTGACGATGATTATAAAAATCTGGCTGTTACTTTGACCGTTAAGAAGGTTGCAAGTAAGTTGAACATTAAAAACTTTTTTATCTTTTCGGTGGTTAACTCTATTTCCTTTAAAGATAAGTTGTTTGATGTTGGTGCTGATTATGTTGAAGCTGTTCCTGAAATCACATCAAAAAGGCTTGCTTTTCTTGCCGAAAATCCACCTGTATTTGGATGTAAATCTATATTTGAAGAGATTCTTTTTGGTGAGAGAGATTTTATAGGTATAGAGGAGTTTGTGGTTCAGCCTGGTTCTAAGGTTGCGGGAAAAACTTTAAAGGAGCTTAATTTAAAAGAGAAATTCAGGGCTTCAGTTATAGCCATTAGACGGACTGATGGAGAGATTATTTATCTTCCTGATGAGGATGAGAAATTGATGGAAGGTGATTTGATTGCGGTTGTGGTTTCTAAAAAGCTTGTAGAAAAAATAAGAAAGGCTTTTTTAACTGTTGGTATTTTTTCAAGAAGAGATGTTTTAAAGAAACTGCTGAAGGAGAGAGAGAATGGATTGGGGTAA
- a CDS encoding gamma-glutamyltransferase family protein: MKGIVAAGDRLTAEAAEKVLKEGGNAFDAVVAAVFASYMCEPALTSPAGGGFLLAFEQGYSPVLYDFFVDVPPLRVESPDFFKITVDFGDALQDFHIGCASIAVPGTVAGLLRVHEERGKLPLADVLYPAMEYAKKGVVLSSVQASFVKLLEPIFTATDESRKVFMANGKLIDETSVFKNHSYYEFLSLLSRKGQWVFYEGEIADRIDNLCRNCGGHLRKEDLEKYKVEEREPLKFSFKGYDILTNNLPFPGGILIAFTLKLLEDFSLGEFGSKQHLVKLLNAMKETNRFRREFVDDGKVSNYQDYLNSAFMESYKREVNRFGNTTHISVIDGYGNAASITTTNGEGSGYIIPDTGVMLNNMLGEEDLNPKGFFKWPPYVRLPSMMSPTVVVKDGEPILVLGSAGSNRIRSAIVNVILNYLAFDMNVKDAVDAPRVHYENGTVFVEPGFEEDVLKGIENLFSEVVRFSSKNMFFGGVQAVTGSFCGAGDPRRGGFVLKVD; encoded by the coding sequence ATGAAGGGAATAGTTGCTGCTGGAGACAGGTTAACAGCTGAGGCTGCTGAAAAAGTTCTGAAAGAAGGTGGAAACGCTTTTGATGCTGTTGTTGCTGCAGTTTTTGCTTCCTACATGTGTGAGCCTGCGTTAACAAGTCCTGCAGGTGGAGGTTTTCTCCTTGCTTTTGAACAGGGTTACAGTCCAGTTCTTTACGATTTTTTTGTTGATGTTCCACCACTGAGAGTCGAAAGTCCAGATTTTTTCAAGATAACCGTTGATTTTGGAGATGCTCTTCAGGATTTTCATATCGGTTGTGCTTCTATAGCTGTTCCAGGGACGGTGGCAGGACTTTTAAGGGTGCATGAAGAAAGGGGAAAGCTACCTTTAGCTGATGTGCTTTATCCTGCTATGGAGTATGCTAAAAAAGGAGTTGTCCTTTCTTCTGTTCAGGCTTCTTTCGTTAAGCTTCTTGAGCCGATATTTACCGCTACTGATGAGTCCCGTAAAGTTTTTATGGCTAATGGGAAGCTTATTGATGAAACTTCAGTTTTTAAGAATCATTCTTATTATGAATTTCTATCACTTCTTTCAAGAAAGGGACAGTGGGTTTTTTATGAAGGTGAGATAGCAGATAGGATAGATAACCTGTGTAGAAATTGTGGAGGACATTTAAGAAAAGAGGACCTTGAAAAATACAAGGTTGAGGAAAGGGAGCCTTTGAAATTTAGTTTTAAAGGATATGATATTTTAACCAACAATCTTCCGTTTCCCGGTGGTATTTTGATAGCTTTTACTTTGAAATTGCTTGAAGATTTTTCTCTTGGTGAGTTTGGTTCAAAACAGCATCTTGTAAAACTTTTAAACGCTATGAAAGAAACGAATAGATTCCGCAGGGAGTTTGTTGACGATGGAAAGGTAAGTAATTATCAGGATTATCTTAATAGTGCTTTTATGGAATCTTATAAAAGGGAAGTTAATCGTTTTGGAAATACCACTCATATAAGTGTTATTGATGGATATGGGAATGCCGCTTCAATAACAACAACAAACGGTGAAGGTTCAGGCTACATCATTCCAGATACAGGTGTTATGCTTAACAATATGCTGGGAGAGGAGGATTTAAATCCCAAAGGATTTTTTAAATGGCCTCCTTATGTAAGACTGCCTTCCATGATGTCTCCTACCGTGGTTGTGAAAGATGGAGAGCCGATTCTTGTTCTTGGCAGTGCAGGAAGTAATAGAATAAGAAGTGCAATAGTAAATGTAATTCTTAATTATCTTGCTTTTGATATGAATGTTAAAGATGCTGTGGATGCTCCGAGGGTTCACTATGAAAACGGAACTGTTTTTGTTGAACCAGGATTTGAAGAAGATGTTTTAAAGGGTATTGAAAACCTGTTTTCAGAAGTTGTTAGATTTTCTTCAAAAAATATGTTTTTCGGTGGAGTTCAGGCTGTTACAGGTAGTTTTTGTGGGGCAGGAGATCCAAGAAGGGGAGGATTTGTCCTGAAAGTAGATTAG
- a CDS encoding P-II family nitrogen regulator, whose amino-acid sequence MKKIEAIIKPFKLEEVKDALTDIGIHGLTVTEVKGFGRQKGHTELYRGAEYVVDFIPKIKIEVVVSDDMAEKVIETIVNTARTGRIGDGKVFVIPVEEIVRIRTGEKGDAAV is encoded by the coding sequence ATGAAGAAGATAGAAGCTATTATCAAACCTTTCAAGTTAGAAGAGGTGAAAGACGCACTGACAGACATAGGTATCCACGGCCTTACAGTGACAGAAGTGAAAGGTTTCGGAAGACAGAAAGGACATACAGAGCTTTACAGAGGGGCCGAATACGTTGTTGATTTTATCCCAAAAATAAAAATTGAAGTTGTTGTTTCTGATGATATGGCAGAAAAAGTTATAGAGACCATCGTAAACACTGCAAGAACAGGAAGAATTGGAGATGGAAAGGTGTTTGTTATTCCTGTAGAAGAGATAGTAAGGATAAGAACAGGAGAAAAAGGAGACGCCGCAGTTTAA
- a CDS encoding DNA gyrase inhibitor YacG, whose protein sequence is MAEKRIKCPVCKKETNWENNPYRPFCSEKCKLADLHKWLNEEYSIQENSAIATNQEEKN, encoded by the coding sequence ATGGCAGAGAAAAGAATTAAATGTCCTGTGTGTAAAAAAGAAACAAATTGGGAAAACAACCCTTATAGACCGTTCTGCAGTGAGAAATGTAAACTTGCCGACCTTCACAAATGGCTGAATGAAGAGTATTCAATACAAGAAAACAGTGCCATTGCAACTAATCAGGAAGAAAAAAACTAA
- a CDS encoding carboxylate-amine ligase produces the protein MKFNPSLPYTVGLELEVQLVDSFTFELTEKSDSVFQNASKSLLKVLHKEFLQSMVEIVSPPSKNSFEAVKFLKDAYFEIKEIGSKEGFYPLLLGTHPFTNPLEIRITRDKRYEKLLNEFQIVLKNFLIFGLHIHIGVETEKELWQTYNLALKYLPLFVAISSSSPFYKGKFTGLHSYRLKVFEQLPRAGVPEQFFSTDEFEKMFLTLKYAGFVEALKDIWWDVRPRPDLGTVELRVCDAIPDFDRIEAVADFFRLLAAWSKDKKMERFYHQVVKQNRWNAVRHGLDGVFIDGDGIENINSKIHSLLEEFDRSGLIEKLGIRADNLYNILSQFPVSYKMIDEYRKGNSVRDVVRYGIVE, from the coding sequence TTGAAATTTAATCCTTCGTTACCTTATACTGTAGGTCTTGAGCTTGAGGTGCAGCTTGTTGATTCTTTTACTTTTGAACTAACGGAGAAATCTGATTCTGTTTTTCAGAATGCTTCAAAAAGTCTTTTAAAAGTGCTACATAAAGAGTTTCTCCAATCTATGGTTGAGATTGTTTCTCCACCGTCAAAAAATTCATTTGAAGCTGTTAAATTTTTAAAGGATGCTTACTTTGAGATAAAGGAGATAGGAAGCAAGGAAGGGTTTTATCCTTTGCTTCTTGGCACACATCCTTTTACAAATCCTTTAGAGATAAGGATAACAAGGGACAAAAGATATGAGAAACTTTTAAATGAATTTCAGATAGTACTTAAAAATTTTCTGATTTTTGGACTTCATATCCATATTGGTGTTGAAACGGAAAAGGAACTGTGGCAGACCTATAATTTAGCGTTGAAGTATCTTCCGCTTTTCGTTGCTATATCTTCTTCCTCTCCATTTTATAAGGGAAAGTTTACAGGTTTGCACAGCTACAGGTTAAAGGTGTTTGAGCAGCTTCCAAGGGCTGGTGTTCCAGAGCAGTTTTTTTCAACAGACGAGTTTGAGAAGATGTTTCTCACATTAAAGTATGCTGGCTTTGTTGAAGCCTTAAAAGATATATGGTGGGATGTAAGGCCAAGGCCTGACCTTGGAACTGTTGAGCTTAGAGTGTGTGATGCTATTCCCGACTTTGACAGAATAGAAGCAGTTGCAGATTTTTTCAGACTTCTTGCTGCATGGTCAAAGGATAAAAAGATGGAGCGCTTTTATCATCAAGTTGTAAAGCAGAACCGCTGGAATGCTGTTAGACACGGTCTTGATGGAGTATTTATTGATGGAGATGGAATTGAGAATATAAACAGTAAAATCCACTCTTTGCTGGAAGAGTTTGACAGGAGCGGTCTTATTGAAAAACTTGGTATCAGAGCAGATAATCTATACAATATACTCAGTCAATTTCCTGTATCTTACAAAATGATAGATGAATACAGGAAAGGGAATTCAGTTAGAGATGTTGTCAGGTATGGAATAGTTGAATGA
- a CDS encoding menaquinone biosynthesis protein, translated as MLKVGKIEYINVLPVYFGFIDKAVPFKYEFVEEVPSELNVMLREGKIDISPISSYEFITNSEKYFLFPDFSISSYGQVKSVLFLSRVPIHQLHKKDVWLTKSSMTSRALIEYILKEKFGVEPNYYFYSMKEGNLPKTATAILSIGDDAFKLLKNKNYRFIYDLGQEWYNMYKLPFVFAVWAVRRESFINHPEDIKEIYESFKKSRKYGLSNLQKIAKIYSKKVSLSEKECLDYYNYLNYSLTSLHKKSLKQFAQLLNYNIEIEDFLLPFGEKNGREKN; from the coding sequence ATGCTAAAAGTAGGGAAAATTGAATATATAAATGTTCTTCCTGTCTATTTTGGCTTTATAGACAAAGCTGTGCCGTTTAAATATGAGTTTGTTGAAGAAGTTCCATCTGAATTAAATGTAATGCTCAGAGAAGGAAAAATAGACATAAGTCCTATTTCATCGTATGAATTCATAACAAATAGTGAGAAATATTTTCTGTTCCCAGATTTTTCTATCTCTTCCTATGGACAGGTAAAAAGCGTTCTATTTCTTTCCAGAGTTCCTATTCATCAGCTTCACAAAAAAGATGTATGGCTTACAAAAAGCTCAATGACTTCAAGAGCTTTAATAGAGTATATTCTAAAAGAAAAGTTCGGTGTTGAACCGAACTACTACTTTTACAGCATGAAAGAGGGAAACCTGCCAAAAACTGCAACTGCAATCCTTTCCATAGGAGATGACGCTTTTAAACTTTTAAAAAACAAGAATTACAGATTTATTTATGACCTCGGTCAGGAATGGTATAATATGTATAAACTGCCGTTTGTCTTTGCAGTATGGGCTGTCAGAAGAGAAAGTTTTATAAATCACCCAGAAGATATTAAGGAAATATATGAAAGTTTTAAAAAATCAAGAAAATACGGCCTTTCAAATCTTCAAAAAATAGCGAAAATCTACTCAAAAAAAGTTTCTCTATCTGAAAAAGAGTGTCTTGACTACTACAACTACCTTAATTACAGCCTTACATCGCTTCATAAAAAATCACTAAAACAGTTTGCTCAACTTCTAAACTACAACATAGAAATAGAAGACTTTTTACTTCCTTTTGGAGAAAAGAATGGCAGAGAAAAGAATTAA
- a CDS encoding ABC transporter permease, producing the protein MNLEIETILQYFGSNKRRTVLSVIGVAIGVFSLVLMMGITGAMKNKVGQYLGELGEQVFVVIPGEVKTLGGRKLQISFFPTLTINDAKAIKMRCALVKEVSPVKEVFPPIHVNGTYVNPKVFGVDENYALITSSEPTKGRFITRDDVENFAQVAVIGVEVAKNLFNEKYPVGKTIYLYNAPYKVIGILPEKGVDISGEDLDNRVLVPISCAVRRLENVDYIDSIYVLPVSQKVTKEAMKEVASLLKKRHGKKDFSISRYEDLVNTRKEAMEIFSVLSITVATIAFSVGALGILAVMTLSVYERLVEIGIRRAFGATRKDIFKQFLLESTILSLTGSLSGALFATILVNIIAKLAKWPPYLPLNGIAISIGLSIIIGLIAGVYPAIRATSFEPKEILKDG; encoded by the coding sequence ATGAATCTGGAAATAGAAACTATACTGCAATATTTTGGAAGTAACAAGAGAAGGACAGTATTATCAGTTATAGGTGTAGCCATAGGAGTATTCTCCCTTGTTCTTATGATGGGCATCACAGGAGCCATGAAAAATAAAGTTGGTCAGTATCTTGGTGAGCTTGGAGAGCAGGTTTTTGTTGTTATTCCCGGAGAGGTAAAAACCTTAGGCGGCAGAAAATTACAAATCAGCTTTTTCCCCACACTTACAATAAATGACGCAAAAGCTATAAAGATGCGCTGCGCACTTGTAAAAGAGGTATCACCTGTAAAGGAAGTTTTTCCTCCCATCCATGTAAACGGAACATACGTTAATCCAAAGGTGTTCGGTGTGGATGAAAATTATGCTCTCATAACATCATCAGAACCAACAAAAGGAAGATTTATAACAAGGGATGATGTTGAAAACTTCGCCCAGGTAGCTGTAATAGGAGTTGAAGTTGCAAAAAACCTTTTCAATGAAAAATACCCTGTGGGAAAAACCATCTATTTATACAACGCACCCTATAAAGTTATAGGCATCCTTCCTGAAAAAGGAGTTGATATCTCAGGGGAAGACCTTGATAACAGAGTGTTGGTTCCAATAAGCTGCGCTGTAAGAAGGCTTGAAAATGTTGATTACATAGATTCCATTTATGTTCTGCCGGTATCTCAAAAAGTAACAAAAGAAGCGATGAAAGAGGTAGCTTCTCTTCTCAAAAAACGGCACGGAAAAAAAGACTTTTCAATAAGCAGATATGAGGACCTTGTAAACACGAGAAAGGAAGCTATGGAGATATTTTCCGTTTTAAGTATAACTGTCGCTACAATAGCTTTTAGCGTTGGAGCTCTTGGCATTCTTGCTGTTATGACCCTATCTGTTTATGAAAGACTCGTTGAAATAGGTATAAGAAGGGCTTTTGGTGCCACGAGAAAAGATATTTTCAAACAGTTCTTACTTGAATCCACCATTCTTTCTCTTACAGGCTCTCTATCAGGAGCACTGTTTGCAACGATTCTTGTAAACATCATAGCAAAACTTGCGAAATGGCCACCATACCTACCGTTAAACGGTATTGCAATCTCCATCGGTTTATCTATAATAATAGGGCTCATTGCAGGAGTCTATCCCGCAATAAGAGCCACATCTTTTGAACCGAAGGAGATTCTTAAAGATGGGTGA
- a CDS encoding thiamine biosynthesis protein ThiS — MGEITVEINGKERSIEIKKNSIRVDSLLKSLEIYPETAVVVKDKTLLCDDDRVHSGEKIKIVIATSKG; from the coding sequence ATGGGTGAGATTACAGTTGAAATAAACGGTAAAGAAAGATCCATAGAGATAAAAAAAAACTCCATAAGAGTTGATTCCCTTCTCAAATCCCTTGAGATATACCCGGAAACTGCTGTTGTTGTTAAAGATAAAACGCTTTTATGCGATGACGACAGAGTTCACTCTGGAGAAAAAATAAAAATAGTGATAGCTACGTCAAAAGGGTAA